CTGAATTTAGTAGGAGACTATATTGCGAAAAAAGGAAGTTATCGAATGTGTAGTGACCCCCAAAAGTTGGACTAAGAATTCAACTTTTGGGGGTTATTTTTATGTCTAAATATTCATTAGAATTTAAACTGAATTTAGTAGGAGACTATATTGCGAAAAAAGGAAGTTATCGAACCTTAGCTAATAAAGCAGGAATAGATCCTTCTATTTTACGAAGGTGGGTTAATAACTATTATGAATTTGGTGTAGATGGTTTAAAGAAAAGGCGGACTCAACAGGTTTATACTGTTGAATTCAAATTAAATGCGATAGAATTGTATGAAAGTACGGAAATGAGTTATCGCGAATTGGCCAATTCATTAAACATGAATAATCCAAGTCTAATCGCTAATTGGCGAAGAGCTTATCATGAAAGAGGACTTGATGGCCTTTCCGCGAGGAAAGGAAGGCCACCTAAAGTGTCTAAAAAGAAATCACAAATCAATCAAATAAAGGATAGCAGCGAAACCAATCAGTTAAGTGAAGCAAAAATAAAGGAACTTGAACAACGGATTACGGATTTAGAAATTGAGAACAAATTTTTAAAAGGATTGAGGAGACGTGTGGCTCAAAGAGTCAAGCGAGAAAAGAAGAAATAGTGACCGAAATCACACGTCTCCATGATGAAAAATATGCTTTAAAAGATATTCTTAGCGTTTTAAAGTTTCCTAAATCGACCTACTTTTATTGGAAAAATAAAGATGAGGAAATTGATAAGGATGCCGATTTAAAAGAGGAAATGAAAGACATCAGAGAAACCCATAAGGATTATGGTTATCGAAGAATGCGAGCTGAACTGCTTTCCCGTGGTTATAAGGTCAGTAAAAACAAAGTTCAACGCCTAATGAAAATTATGGGGATACAGGTCACTAGCTATACTAGAAAGACAAGAAAATATAATTCCTACAAAGGAACGATTGGAGAGATAGCGCCAAATCGTATCAACCGGCGGTTTGATTCGACCATTCCTTATCAAAAAATAACAACAGACACAACAGAATTTAAATACTACTATGCCGATGATTCTGGGAATTATCAAACTGGAAAACTCTATTTAGATCCTTACATGGATCTATTTAATCGAGAAATTATTTCTTTTAAGATAACACATCAGCCTAATGGACAAAGCATGTTGGAGGGGCTACAAGCTGCCATTGAAGCAAGTAAATTATGTCCATACAGAAGAACCTTTCATTCTGATCAGGGCTGGGCCTATCAAATGAAAAGTTACACCCGGCTCTTGAAGGATCACCGAATTTTTCAAAGTATGTCTCGTAAAGGAAATTGCTTAGATAATTCGCCAATGGAGAATTTCTTTAGTCTACTAAAACAAGAAGTCTACTATGGTCGGACTTATCATTCCTTTGAAGAATTAGCACAAGCGATTGAAGATTTTATAATCTATTACAATGGTGAAAGAATCAAAGAAAAATTAGATTTTAGGAGTCCTATAGAATTTCGTCTTCATCACGCTTCTTTCGCCGCTTAATGATTACACATAAACTTTAAACTTATCAAGAGCCGCTACGCTCTTCCTCTTGACAAGTTTAAATTTCTGAGTAAATGTGTCGGCAAGAAATAAGCAAGAACTGTAAGCAACAAAAAAGAGCTGGCCAAAGGCCAACTCACTATATATAAAGTCCAACTTATTGGGGTCACCATAATGAGTAGGGCTTTTAGTTTAAACACAGTCGTTCAATTGTGTATATCCTAATTTACGTTTGATGAATCGATTAAGGTAATCATAAACAGCATTGGTTAAGGGCGCCGGGCTATATATTAAGCTTTCAAACCAGAAATGATTACTACCAGGATTTAATATAATTGCTAATATTCTTTCTTCATCTAATTCTTTTAAAGCTTGTTTGCTGATCTTGGTTGTTTCTTGCTTTAATAAATTTTCTACTTCAATAAGAATATTCTTTTGTTCCATGTTTATTAACTCTTTTCTTATGACGCTTTAAAGCTATATGTTTCGTGGATAATCTTTTCAACTTTAGGGAAAGCGTCAAAATAGGCGCTTTCCATGTTGTCGACTAGATAAACTTCTGTTTCGTCGTCCGTTACAAAGTTGCTTTCAATAGCTGTTTTTAGATCTTCATCGCTAGTTATGTAATTGTTCCATAGTGAATCCATTTCGTTTCCTTCTGAATTGTAAGCGATTAGGCCGTAGAAATTGGTTCCTTCCCATAGATCGTTTACATAGCTAATAGGCATATTGTCAAAGGTGATGAATGGGTTCCAATCTGAAAAACCTACAAGGCCATAACTTAACCCATTAGTCGCCGCTAAACCTTCACGGGTAAAGCCGTATTCTTCTAAGACGTCAACAAATTCTTGACTTTCAAAGTCGTATAGGTCGCTTATTTCTCGTTCTAAATCTTCTTTTTCATAGCCTTCTGCTTTTAAGTAGGCCTTTAAAAATCGTTTCAAGTTGTCTTCATTGGATAGGTAGGGGTGTAAGTTTTTTAGATAGTTGAATAACATTTCTTCAGTAGTTAATTCAATGGCCTTGAAATCTTTTAACAAGCTTTGCCCTTGTTCTAAGATTTCCATTATAGAAGGCTCATTGCTATCAAAGAAATAAACGTTTTCATAGCCGTTATAAAAAACAATATCATCATCGGTTACCATTTCAAAATATACTTGTTTAGTCATTTTTTATCCTACTTTCTATAATGTGTCAGGCTATTTCTTCAGTAAAGGGTGCCTATTTCCTTTAGACTAGGCTATTCACCTAGTTTCGAATTAGTTGTTAGTAATCAATAATTAAATTCCACCAGCTATAATCTAGATAGGTATCAAAAATGTATTCTAGTTCTTCTATGCTATCCGCTTCATTAATCAATTGATAGGCTTGTTTAATCTTATTCTTTTCTTGATCGTCAGCATTTTCATAGATCCAATTTGTCCATGCTTTGAAATTGGTTTCGTTTCTAAAGTAAGCTAGTACCGCTTGTTCAGTACCTCTTACAATTAACACCAAGTCGCCTTGGTTGTTTTCATATACGTTAAACATTTTAATTTCTCCTTTTATCTCATCGCTGGTGGTTTAAACGGTTTCGCTTAACTTCAATTCCTTTTTATTGTTGTAAAAGGTAAAGATCGGACAAGACGGGTTAGGCTCTTTATAGGTATAGGTGTATAGATGCAAGCTACCCGTTACTAGCGACCACTCAAGCCAATCCATGATGGCTAATAAGTCTTTAGGTCTTGCATCTAGAACGTCTTCTTTTATGTAAAAAGGCGGTTCAGTATCATCTTCAAAAGTTTCAATAAAGTAATTAATTAAATCGGTTTTAATTTGATCAAGGTTACCGTCTGAAATGATTGTGTCTTTTCGTCCGTACTGTTTTTCAATTGTTAATAAGTAGTTCATTATGAGTTCCTTCTTTCTTTCCACTGGTGGTGAGTGCTTATCTTATAAAGTAACTTCTGTTCCCGTGTATTCTTCTAAGTCGTAAATAATTAGGCTGATGAATGTTTTCATGTCATCAAGATCATTTATAGTGATTTGGTGCGGTTCGTCTAAGGCGATTAGGTCATAATCAACTAGCGAATCATATAGGGTTGTTCCGTCTATTTCATAGATAGAATCAGGTTTTTCTATATAACTTTCATGGTAAGTTTCTACCGATCCATCACTTTGGATCAGTAGATCTTTTTCCGGGTTAATGGCGATTTCATCAAAGGCGACTAGTAATTGACCTATTTTTAATTTCATTTTTTTAGTTCCTTCTTTCTTTAAATATATTCATTAACTAAGTTGTTTAATTGATCTTTGATAATATAATCGTTGTGTTTATCTGCTGAGTAACTAGATACACTTTCCAAATTTCCATATCCGTCAAAGGTGAAATAATCATCATTGAAATTGAAATCACCAAAGTGAACCATTCGAACGATATCCATTGGGGTAAATTCGTAAAGAATTTCATCAAGTTCATCCATGTCATACAAACGATCGTCAGGGTATTCTTCAAAGTATTGTTCTAATAACTCATACTCTTCAATGTCTTCAAGTTCGCAAGCTAAGTTATTTAAGCTTTCTAAGTTGGTATATTCGCCTATTTCAAAGGGTGCTTCATAATCGGTTATAAAATATTCTTCATAGTGTTCATTAATTCCGATCCGCTCAAAGCTTTCAGCGAGTTCATCATCTGAAATTGGTAGGGTGATCCACTCGCCGATCAAGTAACCTTCATTGTATTTGCCTAAGTTCGTGAGATAAATTCTAATTTCTTGTTCCATTTTTATAACCTCTTTCTAAATGCGTCTTATAAAGACGTCTAATCGTTGTATTTTTAGGGAGAAGCTTTTGGCTTATCTCCCTTACTGACTTTACTATAACACGGCTTAATAAGACGTGTCAAGGAATTTTAGAAAATATTTCTATCTTTTTTAATTTATTGTGTTAAAACCTTTATTATCAAGGCTTTACAATATAAAGGATATCTGATAATATTTATTAAAGTAGTCTTCTAAAGACGGGAGGGAGATTTATATGATGATAAATAAATCTGTTGTATCTGATAGACTTAGGGAATTAAGAAAGTCTAAAGGATACACTCAAAAGGAATTGGCTAACCTTCTTTCAGTTAGTTATGAAGGCGTTAATAATTGGGAAAGAGAAAAGACACTACCCAAACATGAAATACTAGCTAGGTTGGCCAGCTTGTATCAAGTATCTATCGATTACATACTTGGCCAAACCAACACTAGACAACGTTATTAATTATTGTTATGGTGTTAATGAACCTTCTTAATTTAGAGGGGCTTCTCACCAAAGGCGCTTAGCATTATTTGCTAAGTGCCTTTTTTTATTTGCTTGTTTTGATAACCCAAATAATATCCTCTTTTAACATATCGATTGTATAGTCGGGGTTGCTAGGATCAAGCGCTTCTTCTAAGCAATCGAATGCGTCTTCATATTCTCTTTCATCAATGTCTTTGAGTTGTTCAATTAATTGTTTTACTTGTTTCATTTTATATTCTCCTATCTTTATATGTAATTTATTTACACTTAACGTTTATTTTTTTAAGGGCTGGCTTGTTTGCCGTCCCTTAACTTGTCTTTATAGTAACATGTAATTTAATTAACTGTCAAGTGCTTTTGCGAATCTTTTTGAAATCATTTTTATTAAGTTGCGCGAATCCTTTTATATAAAGGCTTTAAATATATATTTTTTTATTGTATAGTATAATAAAGTGTATTTAAATTATATGTAAAGGAGATGATAAGATGGGCGATTTAATTAATAAAAGCCTGGTTTCTGATCGGCTAAAAGAATTAAGACAAGGAAAGAATTATACTCAACAAGATGTAGCTGATATAATCGGCGTTGGCTATGAGTCGGCCAAATCTTGGGAAAACTCACGGGCACTACCAAGACATGAGCCGTTGGCCAAGTTAGCTAAGCTATACGGCGTTAGCATTGACTATATATTAGGTCAAACAAATACTAAAGATAGGGTATAAGGGGGTGATCAGATTGTCTAAAGAATCCGTTATTAGTGTTGAGATTGACGAGGATTTATTAAAAAGCGTTCAATCAATTTTAGATGATCTAGGCCTTGACTTGGATACAGCTATCACAATGTACTTTAAAAAGGTTAACGCTTGCCAAGGTATTCCTTTTGATCTTAAGCTATAAAAAAATAGCCTACTATACTTCTTATTAGGTTGTTCGTTCATTGGTTGTCACCTTTTCTATTTCAAAAAAATATGCCTAAAGGTAGGGACGTGACAATCCCTATAAACTATGAGTATATCTAAACTTATTGGCTTTTTCTTTTATATTTATGATATAGTGTAGTTATTGGCACCTTGCTACTCTCTCTCAATATGTTGTTACTAAGCTTATTATCTGTAGTCTTTCGTTTAAGATTAGTTATAGCAAAGGTGCTACGCCTATTAGTTGTGATCGCTAATAGGCATTTTTATTGTATTGATGGATGAGGTATAAAAAATAGCCTACATTATATGTAGACTAATGATTATCTTCATAGTATTTAGCTAACTTTAGGACGTAATTAGACAAGGAGAGATCAAGCTGTTTAGCTTGGTCTTTTAGATAGGCTCTTTCTTTTTCTGTAAACTTCATGTTTAAAGTCTTATCACGCTTGCGACCAGTAGCAGGGCGACCAGGTCTGCGCTTCTTCTTAGGCTGTTCGGTCATTGGTTGTCATCTTCTTTCTTTATGGTATAATATAAATAACCAAAGGGCACTAGAGAATCTAGCACCCATTAAGACTATAAGTTTAAGTCTATCAGTGATTTGATCAACTTAATAATGGCAGTTATTAAGTCTAATAGATCTTTCGCACTGATAGGCTTTTTCTTATGCCTGCTCATAGTCTCACCTCCTTTTAACCAGAAGGTGGTTATTTATTTGTAAGTTAAATAAATCAACTTACGATATCACTGTATGTAACTACTACTAATTAGTCAAGTGCTTTTTTATTAAATAAATATATTTTTATGATATAGTGTAGGTGTTAGCACTTTGCTATATATTATTAAGTCTTTCTATTTTATGATACTTTTAATTAAGTTTATTATCTGAAGTTGGTTCTCTGTTATATAGCAAAGGCGCTACACAGCTAAGCCTATCAGTAATTAAAGTTGATAGGCTTTTTATTATGTACTATAATGTATAATGTTACGATGATTACCCATACGCTAAAAGTAATAATTGTCATCGCTAACACAAATATTCTTCAGCCGTGCGTTAATTCGTGCGGCTTTTTTATTTGTCTTCATTCTATAAAAAGCGAACAATACTTCATAGTTACTACATAAATGTTCATACTTACTACAGTAAAGTTCATCGTTACTACATAAGAGTTCATGGTTACTACATATTAATTCATTGGGATCCTTGTTATTATGCTAGTGTAGATAAATGCGATAAGCACAAACCCATTACAAAATTGATTTGTCTACGGTGAAGTCAGTTCGTTCTGGCTTCATTTTATTTAGTTTTATATAATTTAAATTTATATACCCCCGGGTTGATGAAATTTTTCACATACTTTTTTCCACAGCGGGAGGCGGCTCTCGATTCCGCAAAAAAATTTTTTTTACCCATGTATGGGGAGCTCAAAAATTTGCTAGGGGGGTCAAAAAATGAAGGTGGTGATTAGATGAGAGTATCCGATTTGAAGAAACAAATGATGTCTCGCATAGATCCGAACGATACCGTTGAAGTGGAAAAGGTGGAACGCTATGTCAAGATGGTCAGATATATCAAGAAGCTCGAAGCTGAGATCAGTAAAGAAGGGCTGACCACCGTCACAAAGAACGGCCAGCAAGAGTTCAGAAAATCTAATCCCGCTACCGAGATCTGGATCAAGCTCAACAAAGAATTACCCAAGCTCGAGAAAGCCATTAACTTCATTGATGAGGAAGAAACCAAAGCCCCCACCAAGAAGGGCAAGGTCACTCAAATGAATGATGTTAAGGCGAGAATGCTGGGGCGTGGTTAAGATGTTTGATACCCGATCAGAACGCAATAGATTTTATAACAGTAAGCAATGGCGGCATTTAAGACTTAAGATTCTCAAGCGAGATCATTATGAATGTCTGTTTTGTAAAGAGCGAGGATTAATCACAGATCCTGACACAACACTGGTGGTCGACCACATTAAAGAACTGGCTGACTATCCCGAGTATGCACTCGATCCTGACAACTTAAGAACCCTCTGCTTCCATTGCCACGAAGTCCGACACGACCGAGTATTCACAGGCAACTTCAAGCCGAATCGTTGGGCTGATGATGAATGGTATTGATTAGAAGGGAGGTCTGCTAATGGCTACACACCCACTGGTGGAAAGATATTATCAACTTTATGAAGATGGCGAGATCCGCCTAAATAAAGAACGGGTGGATCTTTTAAAACACCTAAAGCGTGACATTCTATCTAAGGATAATGTTTGGTTCGATGATGAAAAGATCGCTGATTGTATCGACTTCATTGAGACTAATTTCTTCCCATTAGCTGATTTCCAAAAGTTTATCATTCCCTTCTTCTTCCTAATGATTGATGAGGAAGGCGACAGTCACATTTATTATGATAGTTTCATGCTCACTATGGCTCGTGGGGCTGGTAAGAACGGGCTAGTCAGTGGCTTAATTGCTTACTTCATTAGTCCCTTATATGACGTGCGTAAATACAATGTGTCAATTGTGGCTAACTCGGAAGATCAAGCGAAGGTCTCATTCGATGAGATTTACGACATGCTCGATAGTGATGAAGAATACTGGAAGCAATTTTTCAGTAAGACCAAGGTTCAGATCGAAGGCTTAGCCAATCATTCAGTTCTTAGGTACCGTACCAGCAATGCCAACACGAAAGATGGTTTACGGGACGGGCTGGTGGTCTTTGATGAGTATCACCAATACTTAACGAACGACCAGTTGGAAGTCTTTGAATCAGGATCTGGTAAGGTGAAGGATTATCGTTCTATCTATATCGGAACAAACGGCTTTATCCGTGATGGGGTGTACGACAGTAAGATGGAAATCGCTAAAGGGATTCTGTCAGGCGAAGATAAGTACACTCGCATGTTCCCATTCATTTGTAAACTCGATGATCTTGATGAAATGAACACGCACGATGAAGGCGACTATTATCTGTGGGAAAAAGCAAACCCTATGTTTAGTCACCCTCGCACTGATTATGCTAAAGGCCTATACCGCCAAGTGCGCTCACGGTACTATGGCATTCGTTCAGGGCAAACTGATAAAGTCAAATTTATTATTAAAAATATGAATACCTTAGTTGAGGACATGAACCATACCGCCATTCCTAGAGAAGACCTGGTGGCAGCGACACGTCCTTATCCAGACACCACAGACTATTCAGCCATTGGCGGTTGTGACTTTGCGCAATCCCGTGACTTTACAGCTTGTGGTGTTTTGTTTATGGACGAGAACGGGGAATATATCTGGAAGCACCATAGCTTTGTGAACGCTAACTTCTTAAGGCAATTTACCTTAAAAGCCCCGATCGCTGAATGGGAAGCCCAAGGGTTACTCACAATCGTTGATGAACCGCTCATTGGTGTGGATCATATTGTGGATTGGTTCGTGGCCATGCGTGACGAGAACCCGTCACTGACAACCATTGTGGTCGACAAGCATAAACTCAATACCTTGCGAGTGCCACTAGAAGAAGTTGGCTTTGAAGTGATCTATATTCAGAACCCGAAAGCCCGTTTGTCCATGGTGTCCGATAAGGTTGACCGAGTGTTTGCTAGCCATGAGATTGCATGGGGCGATGATTACATGATGAGATGGTACACCAATAACGTCTATGTCACTTACGACAAACAAGGCAATAAGATCTATGAGAAGAAGGAAGAGATCAGGCGTAAGACTGATGGCTTTATGGCTTTACTGTATGCCTTTGCTTACGCTGACACCAACCTTAGTGCAGCGCCAGATATTAGCTTACTGGCAGGCCTTAACTTTTAAGGAGGTGATCCGTCTAATCCAAATAGAAAGGAGGAAGTCATATAGCTAATATAGTTGATAACATTTTTAATTACTTTACCCGAAACCAAGACGCCGACATTATTAAAGAAATTACTTTAGTTTACCAAGAACAAGAGCAAGTCTTAATCCAAGAACGATCCATCAAGGCCGCACTTAACATGATCAGTCGCTCGCTGGAGATGGTGGAATGGGTCGTGATGAATGGGGACGAGCGAGAAAAAGATGATCTCTATTATCACCTTAACGTCAAGCCTAACAATAATCAGAACGCTTCAGAGTTCTGGCGAGATATTGTTTACCGCTTGTTTTATGACAATGGCGAAGTACTGGTGGTCATGAGTGATGATGATCAATTGCTGGTCGCTGATGATTATGTCAAAAACGAGTATGCCTTGGTGGACGATGTGTTTACTGATGTTGTCGTTAAGAATTATAAATATCAGCGATCCTTTGTTGCTAGTGATGTATTGCTTTTTGAAAAAGACAACGAGCGCATTCGTGCTTTAGTTACTCAATTGAACAACACCTATGGTCGCTTGTTTGAACGCTTAGTCAATGTAGCCATGCGTACTAACCAAGTGCGTGGGAAGGTCAAGATTGACGGGATGATGTCTAAACGGCAAGGTGCAGCCGAAACCTTACAAGAATACATTGACAAAATTTATAAATCATATTCCACCAGTGATGTGGCGATCGTGCCTGAACTTGACGGCTTGGAATATACCGAAA
This genomic stretch from Aerococcus mictus harbors:
- a CDS encoding IS3 family transposase (programmed frameshift), which translates into the protein MSKYSLEFKLNLVGDYIAKKGSYRTLANKAGIDPSILRRWVNNYYEFGVDGLKKRRTQQVYTVEFKLNAIELYESTEMSYRELANSLNMNNPSLIANWRRAYHERGLDGLSARKGRPPKVSKKKSQINQIKDSSETNQLSEAKIKELEQRITDLEIENKFLKGLRRRVAQKSQARKEEIVTEITRLHDEKYALKDILSVLKFPKSTYFYWKNKDEEIDKDADLKEEMKDIRETHKDYGYRRMRAELLSRGYKVSKNKVQRLMKIMGIQVTSYTRKTRKYNSYKGTIGEIAPNRINRRFDSTIPYQKITTDTTEFKYYYADDSGNYQTGKLYLDPYMDLFNREIISFKITHQPNGQSMLEGLQAAIEASKLCPYRRTFHSDQGWAYQMKSYTRLLKDHRIFQSMSRKGNCLDNSPMENFFSLLKQEVYYGRTYHSFEELAQAIEDFIIYYNGERIKEKLDFRSPIEFRLHHASFAA
- a CDS encoding antirestriction protein ArdA, producing MEQEIRIYLTNLGKYNEGYLIGEWITLPISDDELAESFERIGINEHYEEYFITDYEAPFEIGEYTNLESLNNLACELEDIEEYELLEQYFEEYPDDRLYDMDELDEILYEFTPMDIVRMVHFGDFNFNDDYFTFDGYGNLESVSSYSADKHNDYIIKDQLNNLVNEYI
- a CDS encoding helix-turn-helix domain-containing protein, coding for MMINKSVVSDRLRELRKSKGYTQKELANLLSVSYEGVNNWEREKTLPKHEILARLASLYQVSIDYILGQTNTRQRY
- a CDS encoding helix-turn-helix domain-containing protein — translated: MGDLINKSLVSDRLKELRQGKNYTQQDVADIIGVGYESAKSWENSRALPRHEPLAKLAKLYGVSIDYILGQTNTKDRV
- a CDS encoding type II toxin-antitoxin system RelB/DinJ family antitoxin — its product is MSKESVISVEIDEDLLKSVQSILDDLGLDLDTAITMYFKKVNACQGIPFDLKL
- a CDS encoding plasmid mobilization protein; this encodes MTEQPKKKRRPGRPATGRKRDKTLNMKFTEKERAYLKDQAKQLDLSLSNYVLKLAKYYEDNH
- a CDS encoding P27 family phage terminase small subunit; the protein is MRVSDLKKQMMSRIDPNDTVEVEKVERYVKMVRYIKKLEAEISKEGLTTVTKNGQQEFRKSNPATEIWIKLNKELPKLEKAINFIDEEETKAPTKKGKVTQMNDVKARMLGRG
- a CDS encoding HNH endonuclease; translated protein: MFDTRSERNRFYNSKQWRHLRLKILKRDHYECLFCKERGLITDPDTTLVVDHIKELADYPEYALDPDNLRTLCFHCHEVRHDRVFTGNFKPNRWADDEWY
- a CDS encoding terminase large subunit domain-containing protein produces the protein MATHPLVERYYQLYEDGEIRLNKERVDLLKHLKRDILSKDNVWFDDEKIADCIDFIETNFFPLADFQKFIIPFFFLMIDEEGDSHIYYDSFMLTMARGAGKNGLVSGLIAYFISPLYDVRKYNVSIVANSEDQAKVSFDEIYDMLDSDEEYWKQFFSKTKVQIEGLANHSVLRYRTSNANTKDGLRDGLVVFDEYHQYLTNDQLEVFESGSGKVKDYRSIYIGTNGFIRDGVYDSKMEIAKGILSGEDKYTRMFPFICKLDDLDEMNTHDEGDYYLWEKANPMFSHPRTDYAKGLYRQVRSRYYGIRSGQTDKVKFIIKNMNTLVEDMNHTAIPREDLVAATRPYPDTTDYSAIGGCDFAQSRDFTACGVLFMDENGEYIWKHHSFVNANFLRQFTLKAPIAEWEAQGLLTIVDEPLIGVDHIVDWFVAMRDENPSLTTIVVDKHKLNTLRVPLEEVGFEVIYIQNPKARLSMVSDKVDRVFASHEIAWGDDYMMRWYTNNVYVTYDKQGNKIYEKKEEIRRKTDGFMALLYAFAYADTNLSAAPDISLLAGLNF
- a CDS encoding phage portal protein yields the protein MQERSIKAALNMISRSLEMVEWVVMNGDEREKDDLYYHLNVKPNNNQNASEFWRDIVYRLFYDNGEVLVVMSDDDQLLVADDYVKNEYALVDDVFTDVVVKNYKYQRSFVASDVLLFEKDNERIRALVTQLNNTYGRLFERLVNVAMRTNQVRGKVKIDGMMSKRQGAAETLQEYIDKIYKSYSTSDVAIVPELDGLEYTETSQDSRNVSRIDEVINVSNHYLDEVLQVLGIHPSLLYGESSKTNIDFYQRQYILNVINPITELIAREINSKFFTPEEYKQGKRVTPNVMRLQYTDAFSMANAIEKMVGSRVFSPNDVREMAGFERVDVPELDEYYLTKNIESVKGG